The Triticum aestivum cultivar Chinese Spring chromosome 5A, IWGSC CS RefSeq v2.1, whole genome shotgun sequence genomic sequence TAAGCTAGATAGCAATGTAAAACAGACAAGAGTGCAATGCAGAGAAATACTTGCTAGCTCTTGAGAGATCAGGTTATATAGAACCAAGAATATGTTTTATGATCCGTTACAAGTTGACCACTTCCTTGAATTATGACAATATTTCTGAATCATGTTTTTCGCCAACACCCTGGACCATTAGTAGTACAAGCAAATGATGCTTGAGGTTAACTCTGTATTGCTTTTGGACAAAGCTAGAACGAAAGCCAAAATGAGCTGTTAAGCATGAGTAAGACTCTGTAGGCAGGGCCTTAAGCAAAATTTGGGCCTAAGGACATTCAAACTACTAAGACTAACTGCAGTGATAAGTCAATGTAATAGGGTAGGGATTATAACCGTACAAGGAAGAATCACCGATAGACTGAAGATAATATGCAAGCAACACCAACATCTTAGGCTATTTTCAGTCAACTAATACATGACAAGTGAAGAGATGCTACAGCACAATCAGACTGTGGACTACCTTGGAAGCAATGGTGTAGAACCCATTATCAAGAGAGTCCTGTGCAAAGGTTAACCATTCTTCATGGAACACATGCAGATCAAGGTCGTCGGAGTATTTGGCCTCTCGCAGAACCAGCGCCTCATATCTCATAGCAAGGCAGCTCTGGCAGTATACGTTAGAACAATTAGTGAAGTGACAGTGAACAAAATGAAACACAGTCTGTTACCATCCAAAGAGCTACGATGGCACTATCAATTCCcaagaaaaataaagaataaaCCGGTCATCATTGATAAATGATCTGTGCCGGGGTGTATACTGAACTGAAGCACTGAAACAGCATCATAAATCGAACCCTGAAACTGCACCCCAGATCACACATGCCGCAGCACACGCTTATACTGAAACTGCGTCACAAATCAAACCCTGAAAAACTGCATCCCAAATCACTGCATGCCGCGGCACCCTCCATACTGAACCGAAGCATTGAAACTGCACCCCTAAATCAAACCCTAGAGCGAAAACAACAGGGTGCTGGACCACACAGTGTGCGCAATTTGTCCTCACCTCGACATCTCCCGAGAGGGCGAAGGCGCGCGCGAAGAAGTCGGCGACGGAGAGCCTCGCCCCGTCCCCCTCGACCGCAGCCgcggcgcacgccccggccacgCTCTCCCGCAGAAGTTTCCGGGCTGCCGAGCGCGTGCTGAGCAGCGCCGCAACGTCGCCGCCGGCGGAGAGCGCCGCCTCCAGTACCCGGAGCTCCTCGTCTCCGAACCTGCGCGATCGACGCGGGGAGAGGTTGAAATGGGAGGTTGTGGAAGCTGGAGCGGGAAGGCGATGGAGCGCGCGTGCGTGCGTACCTGTGGTGGGAGAGGCGGGAGGCGAACAGGGAGAGGGCGTCGGTGATGGTGCCGCCGCCGTGACGCTGGTGGGCTGTGGTGCCCTCCTGCTCCATCGCCATACGCTTTTTCGTTGTGGTGGTTTGATTTGATTTGAAACTCTCAGGTCGAAGTTGGCAGGTACAGTATTTATTCGGCCCGTTTAAGCTGCTTTTTTGAGACGGTATGATATGCTGAATCCGGCCCGTAGGCACTTCCATGGCAAATTGTttagctttatttttttcttttttgcgatcACTTTAGTTTCTACTCTTCCCCCAAAAAAGAAAACTTTACTTTCAACCCATTATAAGGGCCTACTTGATTCGCACAGTTTTTAAAAACACGAAAATAAGAAGAGCGTAGCATTTCACTGTGGTGATATATTGAATCTTATAGGAACCgaaaacactgaaatatgcaatgtAAGTTGCTTGATTGCCTAACAAGAAAAATGCAGGAATTTTTTCAATAGCATTAGGTGTTTGACATAGTTGTTGTAAAAACAAAGAAATTTACAGTGGCAAGCGCAGTCAGCAATCTTCAAATCATTCAAGAAACAAAAGAAATTTGCCATGAGGTTGGACTCAACGAAAATTTCCCATGATGCATTTGCATAATAGATGGTACCCATGTGACTGCTGGAGTGACAGAGATCACAGGTTGCATCATACAGGGGTAGAAAGCACTCCACAAGCGAATGTGCTTGTTGCTATTGTctttgatctgaagttcacatatgtaTTAGTTAGCTGGGAAGGATCAACCCATGATGCTAACATTCTTGCCGACAGCATGGCTCGACTTGATGGCATTAATATCCCCGATGGAAAATTCTACCTAGGAGATGCTTGCTATGCATGTCGGCCTAGCGTTCTTCCACCCTTCAGCACAATGAGGTACCATATGAATGAGTTCTCTTGAGTAACTATCCTAGGACTGCACGGGGATAGTTCCATTTTAGACACTCTAGCCTTAGAGTTATAGTTGAGAGTGCATTTGGAGGTCTGAAGAATAGATTTAAGATCCTTGACCAGAAGTCATTCCACCCTTTTAGGCTTGTTCTTGCATGTTGCATCCTTCATAAGTGGATCCTATAATGGTTTTGTGATGAATTTGTGCCAGGAGAGGAAGATGTGatggttgttgatgatgatgatactCCGGCCATGGTGTGGACTCATTTGACAATTAAGCTTGGAAGAGCAAAAGGGTTGGAGTGGACTGAGGCAATGGGCAAACAAAGGTAACACAAGGATCTGATGAAGAAGAAGCAACAGTAGAAGATTCAGGAGTAGCAGAGGATGCATCAGCATCAGAGGAAGATGCAACAACAGAAGAAtaaacaacaacatgaagaagatgGGAATGGACTTCCCCCTAGTTGGGCACAGATGAACTTTCCCCTATTGAGCCATATGGCTGTTAATTTCTACTGTAATTTGTTAGTATCTAGGATGAACTGCCATTTCTTTAATAGCTGACTGAAACAATGATTTATTCAAACTTCATATGTTAGTGTCATATGTGGTAAGGTCGTCACTAGTGAGAAGAGGTGAGCACAATATAGTCCATGCACAACCAAACACCGCGTAGTACATCAGCCCAGCCCAACGCAAGCCATCAAATGATAGGGGGAAATTGCTTCCCTAATGCAGCCAACCTACATGTAGGGTGCCAACCTACTCAACCACTCCCAACCGAGTCACAAATGCAAAAACCCAAAAATGATGCAACCTATCAAACAGGTCCTTGAATATGGACTTTGATCATTACTTCGTGACTTGTGAAGGTGTCAGGGAGAGGCTAGGGTGGCGTGGCTCTTGGTGTATTGTTGTGTTTTCCCTTTGGATCCTCCTCCGATGCACGTGGGGTGTTTGTGGGCTAGGTTATATCGTATAGTGCATGAGTGGGGTGGTCTACTTATCGTTTTCTCGAATTAAATTGCCTTCTTTCTTTGATGGGGTCTTAAGGTGGCTATTTTTTGTGTGAATTTTTTTATATGGGGACAAAAGGAGATGCAGGACGGATAGGCCAAACTATGGCTTTAGAACATCTATAGTCGGATTTGGCAAATCCGGGCCCCTAAACATCTACGGACGTGTCGGGCGCTACCCGGACAGCAGTGGATGACCCCTCATATGTCCTGCTGGACAGCCACACTACTCGTGTGTAAACCCTCAAATCCATGCACCTGGATCATATAGCATAATTTCATCACAATTTAACAATGCAATAAAGCAAAACAATTCACAATTCAACAATATGTACATGTCAAAATGAAATTCAACGTCCAGGCCACAACTGGACAACGTGATGAATCACTCCCCAGACGCCATCCATGTCGCGTGCTCTGCCACGACCGCCGGCTGTGCCTTGTCCACCGCCTCATACTCTCTAGCAtgttgatcttcttcttcctcctctcaagCTAGTTATTGCCTTCCTCATCCAAGAGGCTTGCGTCCGCCAACATTATCCTCGAATCCTCCCTGTCTTGAGCAAGTTGCAACTTATCCTTCTCAAGCTCTATTGATCCAATACTCCAGGCCTTCTCGAGCTCCCATTTGAACATGCATCTTTCTTCTCCAAATATGCCTTCTCCCTCTTGATTTACAACTTTTGTTCTCAATTTGCAACTTGTTTCTCACCCTCTCCCGGTTCTAATTCATCCTCTCCTTTTGCACATCCAACATGCACTCACATACCTCTCTCTTTCTTGTTCTCCCTTGTGGAAAAAAGGCTCGTCCATGTGAGGAACACTTTTGTCATCGCGGGGTCATGGGCGGCCCTCCCCTTCTCCCATTTGTTTCTTGTCACTTTTCGGTTATTCATTGGCACGGTTACTCGGCAATTCTCCCCAAtaacttcttcatcttcatcatccaaTCCAATTGATTGGTTGGAGCTTAAGCCCTCATTTTTCTTCAATCTCTTGTTTCCGGCTTTGAGGTCTTTTCCACAAGTTGATTCCACTTTGCTTAGACATTCAATTTCATCCAACAATGACTAAAACGAAATGTTTTCTCCTTAGTTTGTTGGTAAAAGTGGCCACCAACACCATCTATCAATCAATAAAGTAGTCATGATAATCTGGCAAAAATAGCAATTCAAATTATGATGAAGTGAAGCAATTCAACTTATGTGACTTTGGACTCTAGTCCCACTTTGATCCCAGCAAGCACGGAAGCATAGTGGCCGACAAGTTGTTCACGTTGTCTTGGATGATGGACCATCTATCTTGGAGAGAGGCAACATTACTAGCTGTATTGATAGGATACAATTCCACGTATTCCTTGTGTTCGTGATAGTGCTTGTGGATCTTCTCTAAATATGTGTTGCCCTTTTGCTCCATGCCACATATAGGGCTCATGCTTGTGGTCAACCAAGATTTCACCGATAGGACATCCTCAAATGTTGTGAATGTTGGACCTCTTGCCTTGGGTatatttgcctctcttttttctTAATGTGCGATGTCCCCCCAACATCAAACCTAGGACAATTTGGATCCTCCAAGTCATATTCCATAGGGTCCCTAGGCTCTTGACCCTCATTGATCATGTCCAACATGAAATTCTACTAAAATGATCATGATTCCAAATAAACTAATGGAATATGCCACTAATTGATTCAATGGCATATGCAATTAATTGATCCAATGACATAGCGAATGTAACAAACGAAGGGATACAAAATGGAGCAAACTTTGTATCGTTTCCTGCTAGGGCATTCTGTCGAATAGGAGCTGGGGAGACCGGGCGCGCAGAGCCGTCCGTGCTTTTCCACGTCCGTTGGAGTTGCGATGAGTCACACACCTCGTCATCCCGCGCCTCTATTTGCGTAAATGCATCTGGAATCGCCCAGTTGGCCGTcggtgttggggaatgcagtatttaaaaaaaaatcctacgatcacgcaagatctatctaggagatgcatagcaacgagaggggagagtgtgtctacgtaccctgtagaccgaaagcggaagcgtttagtaacgcggttgatgtagtcaaacgtcttcgcaatccaaccgatcaagtaccgaacgcacggcacctccgcgatttgcggacgttcaactcggtgacgttcCTCGTATTCTTGATCCACTTGAGGCCGAGGGTGAattccctcagcacgacggcgtgttgacggtgatgatgaagttaccgacgcagggcttcgcctaagcactatgacaatatgaccgaggtgtaaaaccgtggagggggcaccgcacacggctaaagatcaacttgtgtgtctatggggtgcccccctcccacgtatataaagggggagggaggaggaggccggccagggttggcgcgcccaagggggggatctgatacgtccattttgcatcatgcttttatatcgatatttattgcattataggctattattacacattatgtcacaatacttatgtctattctctcttattttacaaggtttacataaagagggagaatgccggcagctgggattctgggctggaaaaggagcaaatattagagacctattctaaagaactccaaaagtcctgaaacttcacggaagacgttctcaaaatatataaaaaatattgagtgcaagaagttcaccagggggccacaccctgcccacgagggtggggggcgcgccatacccccctgggcgcgccccctacctcgtgggccccctggtggccctccgatggccatcttctgctatatggagtctttcgatgaggaaaaaataataagccatcttctcagacaaaactccgccgccacgaggaggaaccttggtggatccaatctagggctccggcagagctgttctgccggggaaacttccctccgggagggggaaatcttcgccatcgtcatcaccaatgctcctctcatcgggagagggcaatctccaccaacatattcaccaacaccatctcctctcaaaaccctagttcatctcttgtatccaattcttgtctccaagtccgggattagtactagtaggttgctagtagtgttaattactccttgtagttgatgctagttggtttatttggtggaagatcatatgttcagatcctatatgcatattaatacccctctgattatgaacatgattatgctttgtgagtagttacgtttgttcctggggacatgggagaagtcttgctattagtagtcatgtgaatttgatattcattcaatattttgatgagatgcatgttgtctctcctctagtggtgttatgtgaacgtagactacataacacttcaccattatttgggcctagaggaaggcattgggaagtaataagtagatgatgggttgctagagtgacagaagcttaaaccctagtttatgtgttgcttcgtaaggggctgatttggatccatatgtttcatgctatggttaggtttaccttaatacttttgttgtagttgcggatgcttgcaatagaggttaatcataagtgggatgcttgtccaagtaaggacagtacccaagcaccgatccacccacataccaaattatcaaagtaccgaacgcgaatcatatgaatgtgatgaaaactagcttgacgatattcccatgtgtcctcgggagcgcttttctctatataagagtttgtccaggcttgtcctttgctacaaaacggattgggccaccttgctgcactttatttacttttgttacttgttgctcgttacaaattatcctatcacaaaactatttgttaccacttatttcagtacttgcagagaataccttgctggaaaccgcttatcatttccttctgctcctcgttgggttcgacactcttacttatcgaaaggactacgatagatcccctatacttgtgggtcatcaagactcttttctggcaccgttgccggggagtgaagcgcctttggtaggtggaatttggtaaggaaaatttatatagtgtgctgaaatttactgtcacttgttactatggaaagtaatcctctgaggggcttgttcggggtatcttcaccccgaccagtagagaaaagagttgctcctcaacctactgaacctactgaaaatgaaaatgtctgctttgaaattccttcgtgtatgatagaaaaactgctagctaatccttttgcaggagacggaacagcgcatcttgatgagcacctaatatatgtggatgaagtttgtggattttttaagcttgcaggtgtacccggagatgttattaagaagaaggtattccctttatctttgaagggagatgcattgacatggtataggctatgtgatgatacggggtcatggaactacaaacggttgaaattggaatttcatcagaagttttatcctatgcatcttgttcatcgtgatcacaattatatatataatatttggcctcgcgaaggagaaagcatcactcaagcttgggggaggcttaaatcaatgttatattcatcccccaatcatgagctctcaagagagatgattattcaaaatttatatgctcggctttctgataacaatcgcaccatgctcgatacttcttgtgctggctcttttatgacgaaaactattgaattcaaatgggatttattggaaataattaaacagaactctgaagattgggacctcgacaaaggtaaggagtcaggtatgacacctaagtttgattgtgttaaatcttttatggatcccgatgttttccgtaaatttagaactaaatatggacttgactctgagatagtagcttctttctatgaatcttttgctacttatgttgatctccccaaggagaagtggtttaaatatcatcctcccatagaagtaaaagtagttgcacctattaaagttgaagaaaagactatcacttataatgatcctattgttcctacttcttatgttgagaaaccacatttccctgttaggataaaggataaTGCTAAATCTTCaattgtggttcataaaagcaatattagaacatatacacctcctgagcaagttaaagttgaacctaatattgctattgttaaagatcttttggctgataatattgatgggcatgttatttatttctgtgatgaaactgttAGAATTGCTAaacttgtgctaaagataaacctagacctgtggtaggcatgcctgttatttctgttaaaataggagatcattgttatcatggcttatgtgatatgggtgccagtgctagtgcaatacctattggcctatatagagaaattatgcatgatattgcacctgttgagttagaagatattgatgtcacaattaaacttgccaatagagatactatttcaccaatgggaattgttagagatgttgaagtcttgtgtgggaaaactaaatatcctgctgattttcttgttcttggttccccacaagatagcttttgtcccattatatttggtagaccattattaaacactgttaatgctaagatagattgcaaaaatgatgttgttactatcggtttagatgatatgtctcatgaatttaatttctctaaatttagtagacaacgccgtgaagaagaattacctagtaaggatgaaattactggtcttgcttctattgccgtacctcctagtgttcctttagaacaatatttgctagaccatgaaaatgatatgtttatgaatgaaagaagggaaatagatgaagtattctttaaacaggaacctattctgaaacacaatttgcctgttgaaatcctaggggatcctcctccacccaagggtgatcccgtgtttgagcttaaaccgttgcccgatactcttaaatatgcttatcttaatgagaaaaagatatatcctgttattattagtgctaacctttcagagcatgaggaagagagattattgaacactctgaagaagcactatgctgctattgggtatactcttgatgatcttaagggcattagttccactctatgtcaacataaaataaatttggaagaagatgctaaaccagttcatgatcatcaacgacggctgaatcctaaaatgaaagaagtggtaagaaaggaaatactaaagctccttgaggcaggtataatctatcccgttgctgatagtcagtgggtaagtcctatccattgtgtccctaagaagggaggtattactgttgttcctaatgataaagatgaattgattcctcaaagaattagtacaggttataggatggtaatcgatttccgcaaactaaataaggccactaaaaaggatcattaccccttaccttttatcgatcaaatgctagaaagattatccaaacatacacatttttgctttctagatggttattctggtttctctcaaatacctcccgcggccgaatctaaaagattcctagaagcaaaattcaatccggcataaaaaatttgtataatcatccacaaattcaaaccatgagtagggcaattacgtatcattaatttcattctctcccaagcttgtgcaacatgttcatgatcaagttgcttaaaattcataatatcgtttctaagagagatgatcttagcgggaggaaaatacttagagataaaagcatctttgcacttgttccatgaatcaatactatttttaggcaaatatgaaaaccaagctttagcacgatctctaagcgaaaaaggaaatagcttcaatttaacaatatcattatcgacatctttcttcttttgcatgtcacacaaatcaacgaagctatttagatgggtagcggcatcttcactaggaaggctagagaatgaatctttcatgacaagattcagcaaagcagtattaatttcacaagattcagcatcgataagaggagcaatggagtgctaaggaaatcattattgttggtattggtgaagtcacacaatttagtattatcttgagccatcgcgacaaacaagcaaactaacacacaagcaaacaaaaagcaaatgggcaaaaagaggcaaatagagaaagagagggaggatagagagagagagggcgaataaaatggcaagggtgaagtgggggagaggaaaacgagaggcaaatggcaaataatgtaatgcggaagatagggattgtgatgggtacttggtatgttgacttttgcacagactccccggcaacggcgccagaaattcttcttgctacctcttgagcactgcgttggatttccccaaagaggagaggatgatgcagcaaagtagtgtaagtatttccctcagttttttgagaaccaaggtatcaatccagtaggatgctacacgcgagtccctcgtacctacacaaaacaatagctcaatgcaaccaacgcgcttaggggttgtcaatcccttcacggtcacttacgaaagtgagatctgatagagatgataaataatatttttggtatttttggtataaagatgcaaagtaaaaaaagtaaaagcaaagtaaaagcaaataaataataaagtgatggagattgatatgatgagaaagagacccgggggccataggcttcactagtggcttctctcaagagcataagtattctacggtgggtgaacaaattactattgagcaattgacaaaattgagcatagttatgagaatatctaggtatgatcatgtatataggcatcacgtccgagacaagtagaccgactcctgcctgcatctactactattactccactcatcgaccgctatccagcatgcatctagagtattaagttaaaaacagagtaacgccttaagcaagatgacatgatgtagaggggtagtttcatgcaatatgataaaaaacccatcttgttatcctcgatggcaacgatacaatacgtgccttgctgccccttctgtcactgggaaaggacaccgcaagatcgaacccaaagctaagcacttctcccatggcaagaacaaccaatctagtaggccaaaccaaactgataattcgaagagacttgtaaagataaccaatcatacataaaagaattcagagaagattcaaatattattcatagatagacttgatcataaacccacaattcattggtctcaacaaacacaccgcaaaaagaagattacatcgaatagatctccacgagagagggggagaacattgtattgagatccaaaaagagagaagaagccatctagctactaactatggactcgtaggtctgaagtaaactactcacacttcatcggaggggcttggatgatgatgtagaagccctccgtgatcgatgccccctccgacggagctccggaacatgccccaagatgggatctcgtggatacagaaagttgcagcggtgagattaggtttttggctccgtccccggtcgtttgggggtacgtaggtatatataggaggaagaagtacgtcggtggagcttcgaggggcccacgaggcaggggggcgccctccacccttgtgaccaccTCGTGTCTTTCTTGACGGagcgtccaagtctcctggatcttatatgatgagaaaatcacatttccgaaggtttcattccgcttggactccgtttgatattatgtttctccgaaacactgaaataggcaaaaaacagcaattctgggctgggcctccggttaataggttagtcccaaaaataatataaaagtggaaaataaagcccaatatagtccaaaatagtagataacatagcatggagcaatcaaaaattatagatacgttggagacgtatcaagcatccccaagcttaattttaaAAAGagaattttgatgcggagtgctacttggcataattttgatgtaattcttcttaattgtggtatgaatattcagattcgaaagattcaagacaaaagttcatattgacataaaaatgacaatacttcaagcatactaactaagcaattatgtcttctcaaaataacatggccaaagaaagttcatccctacaaaatcatatagtttagtcatgtttcattttcgtcacacaagaatgctctcatcatgcacaaccccga encodes the following:
- the LOC123106881 gene encoding protein DOUBLE-STRAND BREAK FORMATION isoform X2 — translated: MAMEQEGTTAHQRHGGGTITDALSLFASRLSHHRFGDEELRVLEAALSAGGDVAALLSTRSAARKLLRESVAGACAAAAVEGDGARLSVADFFARAFALSGDVESCLAMRYEALVLREAKYSDDLDLHVFHEEWLTFAQDSLDNGFYTIASKAFANALVHIHPSHLDSTNSTLKKNKVNDIRGLQTLAKSLSAQRSDAIRRIHEKENFRH
- the LOC123106881 gene encoding protein DOUBLE-STRAND BREAK FORMATION isoform X1 — its product is MAMEQEGTTAHQRHGGGTITDALSLFASRLSHHRFGDEELRVLEAALSAGGDVAALLSTRSAARKLLRESVAGACAAAAVEGDGARLSVADFFARAFALSGDVESCLAMRYEALVLREAKYSDDLDLHVFHEEWLTFAQDSLDNGFYTIASKAFANALVHIHPSHLDSTNSTLKKNKVNDIRGLQTLAKSLSAQRSVQTQSAEYMKRKTSGISEKCNLHSEKPKLPANLMFRLGIKTRNSQKLLLSRKRNFEEV